In Paraburkholderia caribensis, a single window of DNA contains:
- a CDS encoding PTS sugar transporter subunit IIA: MAGILIIAHAPFASALRECVSHIYGGLPARIGVIDVSADCDPAQVVAFAHAEIDRLREENGALVLTDMFGATPANIAGRLASIPDVRVLAGVNLPMLVRAVCYRATPLDVLVDKALAGATKGVHAVGAATQAAAACAVANTDDCLPVAPPDKVLVESCKAGGDTGCGGNVT; encoded by the coding sequence ATGGCAGGCATTCTGATCATTGCGCACGCTCCCTTCGCCTCCGCGCTTCGCGAGTGTGTCTCTCATATTTACGGCGGCTTGCCCGCTCGCATCGGCGTCATTGACGTGTCGGCGGATTGCGATCCCGCCCAGGTCGTGGCGTTCGCGCATGCGGAGATCGACAGGCTCAGGGAAGAAAACGGCGCGCTCGTGCTGACGGACATGTTCGGCGCGACGCCGGCGAACATCGCGGGCCGGCTTGCGTCGATTCCCGATGTGCGCGTGCTGGCAGGCGTCAATCTGCCGATGCTCGTGCGCGCCGTCTGCTATCGCGCAACGCCGCTCGACGTGCTCGTCGACAAGGCGCTGGCGGGCGCGACCAAGGGCGTCCACGCTGTCGGAGCGGCGACGCAGGCGGCGGCCGCCTGTGCCGTCGCGAACACCGACGACTGCCTCCCCGTCGCGCCGCCGGACAAGGTGCTCGTCGAAAGCTGCAAGGCAGGCGGCGACACGGGCTGCGGCGGGAACGTCACCTGA
- the gpmA gene encoding 2,3-diphosphoglycerate-dependent phosphoglycerate mutase: MYKLVLIRHGESTWNKENRFTGWVDVDLTEQGNLEAQQAGTLLKDSGYTFDIAYTSVLKRAIRTLWHVQDKMDLMYLPVVHSWRLNERHYGALSGLNKAETAAKFGDEQVLVWRRSYDTPPPALEPTDSRTSYNDPRYAKVPREQLPLTECLKDTVARVMPIWNESIAPAIKSGRKVLIAAHGNSIRALVKYLDNISDNDIVGLNIPNGVPLVYELDEDLKPIKHYYLGDQEAIAKAQAAVAKQGKAG; this comes from the coding sequence ATGTACAAACTCGTTCTCATCCGCCACGGCGAATCGACGTGGAACAAGGAAAACCGCTTCACGGGCTGGGTCGACGTCGACCTGACCGAACAGGGCAACCTCGAAGCGCAGCAGGCAGGCACGCTGCTCAAGGACTCGGGCTATACGTTCGACATCGCCTACACCTCGGTGCTCAAGCGCGCGATCCGTACGCTGTGGCACGTGCAGGACAAGATGGACCTGATGTACCTGCCCGTCGTGCACTCGTGGCGTCTCAACGAGCGACACTACGGCGCGCTGTCGGGCCTGAACAAGGCGGAGACGGCCGCGAAGTTCGGCGACGAGCAGGTGCTGGTCTGGCGCCGCAGCTACGACACGCCGCCGCCCGCGCTGGAGCCGACCGATTCGCGCACGTCGTACAACGACCCGCGCTACGCGAAAGTGCCGCGCGAGCAATTGCCGCTCACGGAATGCCTGAAGGACACCGTCGCGCGCGTCATGCCCATCTGGAACGAATCGATCGCGCCCGCGATCAAGTCGGGCCGCAAGGTGCTGATCGCCGCGCACGGCAATTCGATCCGCGCGCTGGTCAAGTATCTGGACAACATCTCCGACAACGATATCGTCGGGCTGAACATCCCGAACGGCGTGCCCCTCGTCTATGAACTGGACGAGGACCTGAAGCCGATCAAGCACTACTACCTCGGCGATCAGGAAGCGATCGCGAAGGCGCAGGCGGCTGTCGCGAAGCAAGGCAAGGCAGGCTGA
- a CDS encoding P-II family nitrogen regulator, giving the protein MKLITAIIKPFKLDEAREALSAIGVSGITVTEVKGFGRQKGHTELYRGAEYVVDFLPKVKIEAAVSDDIVDQAIEALERAARTGKIGDGKIFVTPIEQVIRIRTGETGADAL; this is encoded by the coding sequence ATGAAACTCATTACCGCAATCATCAAGCCTTTCAAGCTCGATGAGGCGCGCGAAGCCCTGTCGGCGATCGGCGTCTCGGGGATCACGGTGACGGAAGTCAAAGGGTTTGGTCGTCAGAAGGGCCACACGGAGTTGTATCGGGGAGCCGAGTACGTCGTCGACTTTCTGCCGAAGGTGAAGATCGAGGCTGCGGTGTCGGACGACATCGTCGACCAGGCGATCGAAGCTCTGGAGCGCGCGGCACGTACGGGCAAGATCGGTGACGGGAAGATCTTCGTCACGCCGATCGAACAGGTGATTCGGATTCGCACCGGCGAGACCGGCGCGGACGCACTGTAA
- a CDS encoding HesA/MoeB/ThiF family protein encodes MNDDQLLRYSRHILVDELGIEAQQRFLDAHAIVVGAGGLGSPAAMYLAAAGVGRLTLVDADTVDLTNLQRQILHVTKSVGRLKVESGRDAIAQLNPEVVVNAVAERVDDAWLDGNVPRATVVLDCTDNFATRHAINRACVTHGVPLVSGAALRFDGQISTFDFRSEASPCYACVFPEDQPFEEVACSTMGVFAPTVGIIGAMQAAEALRVIAGIGEPLVGRLMMLDSLRMEWNTMRIARQPDCPVCGERHGS; translated from the coding sequence ATGAACGACGATCAACTCCTGCGCTATTCCCGTCACATCCTCGTCGATGAACTCGGCATCGAGGCTCAGCAACGCTTTCTCGACGCGCACGCCATCGTAGTCGGCGCGGGCGGTCTCGGCTCGCCGGCGGCGATGTATCTGGCGGCGGCGGGCGTTGGCAGGCTGACGCTGGTCGATGCCGATACCGTCGATCTCACCAATCTGCAGCGGCAGATCCTGCATGTGACGAAGTCGGTTGGCCGGTTGAAGGTCGAGTCGGGACGCGACGCGATCGCGCAACTGAATCCGGAAGTGGTGGTGAACGCCGTGGCCGAACGCGTCGACGACGCATGGCTGGACGGCAACGTGCCGCGGGCGACGGTCGTACTCGACTGCACGGACAACTTCGCGACGCGTCACGCGATCAACCGCGCGTGTGTGACGCACGGCGTGCCGCTGGTATCGGGCGCGGCGCTGCGCTTCGACGGCCAGATCAGCACGTTCGATTTCCGCAGCGAAGCGTCGCCGTGCTACGCGTGCGTGTTTCCGGAAGATCAGCCGTTCGAGGAAGTCGCGTGCTCGACGATGGGCGTGTTCGCGCCGACCGTCGGCATTATCGGTGCGATGCAGGCGGCGGAAGCGCTGCGTGTGATCGCGGGCATCGGCGAGCCGCTGGTGGGCCGCCTGATGATGCTCGATTCGCTAAGGATGGAGTGGAACACGATGCGCATCGCGCGCCAGCCGGATTGCCCGGTGTGCGGCGAGCGGCATGGTTCGTAA
- a CDS encoding HPr family phosphocarrier protein, with protein sequence MLQQETTIVNKLGLHARASAKLTQLAANFQSEIWMSRNGRRINAKSIMGVMMLAAGIGSTVVIETEGADEKDAMDALLQLIADKFGEGQ encoded by the coding sequence ATGCTGCAACAGGAAACGACTATCGTGAACAAGCTGGGGCTGCACGCACGCGCGTCGGCCAAACTCACGCAACTCGCCGCCAATTTTCAGTCGGAAATCTGGATGAGCCGCAACGGACGGCGGATCAACGCGAAGAGCATCATGGGCGTGATGATGCTGGCGGCGGGAATCGGCAGTACGGTGGTGATCGAAACGGAAGGCGCCGACGAGAAAGATGCCATGGATGCGCTGCTCCAGCTGATCGCCGACAAATTCGGCGAAGGACAATAA
- a CDS encoding accessory factor UbiK family protein, whose translation MKQPNDVFNDFQAKVSELFKNSPAKDVERNVRAMLSQGFSKLDLVTREEFDTQTQVLVRTRARLEELERRVAELEQKLPVSQSS comes from the coding sequence ATGAAACAACCAAACGACGTCTTCAATGACTTTCAGGCCAAGGTTTCCGAGTTGTTCAAAAACTCGCCGGCCAAAGATGTCGAACGCAATGTGCGCGCAATGCTGTCGCAAGGCTTTTCGAAGCTCGACCTGGTGACGCGCGAGGAATTCGACACGCAGACGCAGGTGCTCGTGCGCACCCGCGCGCGGCTCGAGGAACTGGAGCGGCGCGTCGCCGAACTCGAGCAGAAGCTGCCCGTGAGCCAATCGTCCTGA
- a CDS encoding S41 family peptidase has product MRKNLKNIGLIAAGLATGVFATLQLSASAQQPASAATPLPLDQLRLFAEVFGQIKHEYVEPVDDKKLLTAAIKGMVSSLDPHSSYLDKTDYEELQEQTKGRFAGLGIEISQEDGLIKVISPIEDTPAFRAGIRPGDLITRINDKPVRGMTLDKAVKQMRGDPGTKVTLTIFRKTDDRTFPLTVTRAIIKVQSVKSKILAPGYAYVRITSFQERTVPDLAAKLQDIARQQPNLKGLILDLRNNGGGLLQSAVGVAGAFLPPDSVVVSTNGQIPDSKQVYRDTYDNYRLPSFDTDPLKNLPSIFKTVPMIVLTNAYSASASEIVAGALQDQHRALIVGKTTFGKGSVQTVRPMTADSALRLTTAYYYTPSGRSIQNKGIRPDVAVDQYADGDPDDALVTREVDYSNHLANTQDPNEKKEQEQREQERMDQLRLLEEQNDKKTPEQKQKDRDRKPVEFGSNDDFMLQQGLNKLEGKPVQESKSLMERRLAQNKPAQSASAPVAVKPALPATPTASNPAAPASATQPASQPAVPAK; this is encoded by the coding sequence ATGCGAAAGAACCTGAAAAATATCGGCCTTATCGCCGCGGGCCTGGCTACCGGCGTTTTTGCAACCCTGCAACTCAGCGCCTCGGCCCAGCAACCCGCATCGGCGGCCACGCCCTTGCCGCTCGACCAGTTGCGCCTCTTCGCCGAAGTCTTCGGGCAAATCAAGCATGAGTATGTGGAGCCCGTCGACGACAAGAAGCTGCTGACGGCCGCGATCAAGGGCATGGTGTCGAGCCTCGATCCGCACTCGTCGTATCTCGACAAGACCGACTACGAAGAACTACAGGAGCAGACCAAGGGCCGCTTCGCGGGCCTCGGCATCGAAATTTCGCAGGAAGACGGCCTCATCAAGGTCATCTCGCCGATCGAGGACACGCCCGCGTTTCGTGCCGGCATCCGTCCGGGCGACCTGATCACCCGCATCAACGACAAGCCCGTGCGCGGCATGACGCTGGACAAGGCCGTCAAGCAGATGCGTGGCGACCCGGGCACGAAGGTCACGCTGACCATCTTCCGCAAGACCGACGACCGCACGTTCCCGCTTACCGTCACGCGCGCGATCATCAAGGTCCAGAGCGTGAAGTCGAAGATCCTCGCGCCGGGCTATGCCTATGTCCGCATCACGAGCTTCCAGGAACGCACGGTGCCCGACCTCGCAGCCAAGCTGCAGGACATTGCGCGCCAGCAGCCTAACCTGAAGGGCCTGATCCTCGACCTGCGCAACAACGGCGGCGGTCTGCTGCAAAGCGCCGTGGGCGTCGCGGGCGCGTTCCTGCCGCCGGATTCCGTCGTCGTGTCGACCAACGGCCAGATTCCGGACTCGAAGCAGGTCTATCGCGACACCTACGACAACTATCGTCTGCCGTCCTTCGACACCGATCCGCTGAAGAACCTGCCGTCCATCTTCAAGACCGTGCCGATGATCGTGCTGACCAACGCGTACTCGGCGTCGGCGTCGGAAATCGTCGCGGGTGCGCTGCAGGATCAGCATCGCGCGCTGATCGTCGGCAAGACGACGTTCGGCAAGGGCTCGGTGCAGACCGTGCGTCCCATGACAGCAGATTCGGCGCTGCGCCTGACCACCGCGTACTACTACACGCCGAGCGGCCGTTCGATCCAGAACAAGGGGATCCGCCCCGACGTCGCAGTGGATCAATACGCAGACGGCGATCCGGACGACGCACTCGTCACGCGCGAAGTCGACTACTCGAATCACCTTGCGAACACGCAAGACCCGAACGAGAAGAAGGAACAGGAGCAGCGCGAACAGGAGCGCATGGACCAGTTGCGCCTGCTCGAAGAGCAGAACGACAAGAAGACGCCGGAACAGAAGCAGAAGGATCGCGATCGCAAGCCGGTCGAGTTCGGTTCCAACGACGACTTCATGCTGCAACAAGGTCTGAACAAGCTCGAAGGCAAGCCGGTGCAGGAGTCGAAGTCGCTGATGGAGCGGCGTCTCGCGCAGAACAAGCCGGCGCAATCGGCTTCGGCGCCCGTCGCTGTGAAGCCCGCGCTGCCTGCCACGCCGACGGCGTCGAACCCGGCCGCGCCCGCTTCGGCGACGCAGCCCGCTTCGCAACCGGCAGTTCCGGCGAAGTAA
- the gshA gene encoding glutamate--cysteine ligase — protein MVPHLVTALNGPLLDLERKILDATPAIERWFRLEWQEHTPPFYCSVDLRNAGFKLAPVDTNLFPGAFNNLPQETLPLAVQAAMASIEKICPDAKNLLVIPERHTRNAFYLENVARLATIMRQAGLNVRFGTLDESIVGPVTIALSDGQKIVLEPLERSARRIGLKNFDPCSILLNNDLSGGIPPVLENLHEQYLLPPLHAGWAVRRKSTHFSCYDDVAKKFAKMVEIDPWMINPYFAHVEGVDFEARTGEEALADAIDGVLKKIAKKYREYGISERPYVVIKSDAGTYGMGVMTVHDASEVAALTKRERTRMSTTKEGLDVHDMIVQEGVYTFERIGEEVAEPVVYMIDRYVVGGFYRVHGSRERDQNLNAPGMHFVPLGFEHTALPDAHAKPGAAPPNRFYMYGVVGRLGLLAASVELEKTDPEAIQV, from the coding sequence ATGGTTCCGCATTTAGTCACGGCGTTAAACGGCCCGCTGCTCGATCTCGAGCGGAAGATCCTCGACGCCACGCCCGCGATCGAACGCTGGTTCCGTCTCGAATGGCAGGAGCACACGCCGCCGTTCTATTGCTCGGTCGATCTGCGTAACGCCGGTTTCAAGCTCGCGCCCGTCGATACCAACCTGTTCCCCGGCGCGTTCAACAACCTGCCGCAGGAAACGCTGCCGCTCGCCGTGCAGGCGGCGATGGCGTCGATCGAGAAGATCTGCCCGGACGCCAAGAACCTGCTCGTGATTCCCGAGCGTCACACGCGCAATGCGTTTTACCTGGAGAACGTCGCGCGGCTCGCCACGATCATGCGTCAGGCGGGCCTGAACGTGCGTTTCGGCACGCTCGACGAAAGCATCGTCGGGCCTGTCACGATCGCGCTGTCGGACGGCCAGAAAATCGTGCTGGAGCCGCTGGAGCGCTCCGCGCGCCGCATCGGACTGAAGAATTTCGATCCCTGCTCGATTCTGCTGAACAACGATCTGTCGGGCGGCATTCCGCCCGTGCTCGAAAATCTGCACGAGCAGTACCTGCTGCCGCCGCTACACGCGGGCTGGGCCGTGCGCCGCAAATCCACGCACTTTTCGTGCTATGACGACGTCGCGAAGAAGTTCGCGAAGATGGTCGAGATCGACCCGTGGATGATCAATCCGTATTTCGCGCATGTCGAAGGCGTCGATTTCGAGGCGCGCACGGGTGAGGAAGCGCTCGCCGACGCGATCGACGGCGTGCTGAAGAAAATCGCCAAAAAGTATCGCGAGTACGGTATTTCGGAGCGGCCGTATGTCGTCATCAAGTCAGACGCGGGCACGTACGGAATGGGCGTGATGACGGTGCACGACGCGTCGGAAGTGGCCGCGCTCACCAAGCGCGAGCGCACCCGGATGTCCACCACGAAGGAAGGCCTCGACGTGCACGACATGATCGTGCAGGAAGGCGTCTACACGTTCGAGCGCATCGGCGAGGAGGTGGCCGAGCCCGTCGTGTACATGATCGACCGGTATGTGGTGGGCGGCTTCTACCGTGTGCACGGCAGCCGCGAACGCGACCAGAACCTGAACGCGCCAGGCATGCATTTCGTGCCGCTCGGCTTCGAGCACACGGCCCTGCCGGATGCCCACGCGAAGCCGGGCGCCGCGCCGCCGAACCGCTTCTACATGTACGGCGTGGTGGGGCGGCTGGGGCTGCTGGCGGCGTCGGTGGAACTGGAGAAGACCGATCCCGAGGCCATCCAGGTCTGA
- a CDS encoding ammonium transporter — protein MRKLLMSLLMAGSLLTVGIGAALADDASAPAAASAPDTTASAPAASDAAASAPAADASAAPAASAPADASAAAAASDAAPAAPTAPFSVDSSKISSGDTAWMLTSTALVLFMTIPGLALFYAGMVRKKNVLATVMQSFAITCIVTVIWTVVGYSLAFTPGGSFLGGFSRVMLHGMAFIKGDKATTLTVSHLAPTIPESVYFVYQMTFAIITPALITGAFADRMKFSAMLIFMTLWSIIVYSPIAHMVWEPTGWLATAGILDFAGGTVVHINAGIAGLVCCLVLGKRTGYGKDSMAPHNLVLTMIGGSMLWVGWFGFNAGSAVAADGRAGFAMLTTQVATAIAALGWMFAEWIAKGKPSVLGIVSGAVAGLVAITPASGFVGVGGALAIGLIAGVVCFWSATWLKHKMGYDDSLDAFGVHCIGGIVGAILTGVFAVKDIGGADGSVLLQLKGVVTTLVYSGVISFILLKIIDVTIGLRVTEEEEREGLDVILHGEHVE, from the coding sequence ATGCGTAAATTATTGATGTCCCTGCTGATGGCCGGCTCGCTGCTGACGGTCGGCATCGGCGCTGCCCTCGCGGACGACGCGTCGGCTCCCGCCGCGGCTTCCGCCCCGGACACGACGGCGAGCGCGCCTGCTGCGTCGGATGCCGCTGCGAGCGCCCCTGCCGCCGACGCTTCGGCCGCACCCGCCGCCAGCGCGCCCGCTGACGCATCGGCAGCGGCTGCCGCGTCGGACGCGGCGCCTGCTGCGCCGACTGCGCCGTTCTCGGTTGATTCGTCGAAGATCAGCTCGGGCGACACCGCCTGGATGCTGACCTCGACGGCCCTCGTTCTGTTCATGACGATCCCCGGTCTCGCGCTCTTCTATGCCGGCATGGTCCGCAAGAAGAACGTGCTTGCGACGGTGATGCAGAGCTTCGCGATCACCTGCATCGTGACGGTGATCTGGACCGTGGTCGGCTACAGCCTTGCGTTCACGCCGGGCGGCTCGTTCCTCGGCGGCTTCTCGCGCGTGATGCTGCACGGCATGGCCTTCATCAAGGGCGACAAGGCGACGACCCTGACGGTCAGCCACCTCGCGCCGACCATTCCGGAATCGGTCTACTTCGTCTATCAGATGACGTTCGCGATCATCACGCCGGCACTGATTACGGGCGCATTCGCCGACCGTATGAAGTTCTCCGCGATGCTGATTTTCATGACGCTGTGGTCGATCATCGTCTACTCGCCGATCGCGCACATGGTCTGGGAACCGACGGGCTGGCTGGCGACGGCGGGCATCCTCGATTTCGCGGGCGGCACGGTGGTGCACATCAACGCGGGTATCGCGGGTCTCGTCTGCTGTCTCGTGCTCGGCAAGCGTACGGGTTACGGCAAGGACTCGATGGCGCCGCACAACCTCGTGCTGACGATGATCGGCGGTTCGATGCTGTGGGTGGGCTGGTTTGGCTTCAACGCGGGTTCGGCAGTGGCGGCTGACGGCCGTGCCGGTTTCGCGATGCTGACGACGCAGGTTGCAACGGCTATCGCCGCACTCGGCTGGATGTTCGCCGAATGGATCGCGAAGGGTAAGCCGTCGGTGCTCGGCATCGTGTCAGGCGCAGTGGCAGGTCTGGTTGCGATTACGCCGGCTTCGGGCTTCGTTGGCGTGGGCGGCGCGCTCGCCATTGGTCTGATTGCAGGCGTGGTGTGCTTCTGGTCGGCTACGTGGCTCAAGCACAAGATGGGTTACGACGATTCGCTCGACGCGTTTGGCGTGCACTGCATCGGCGGTATTGTTGGCGCGATCCTGACGGGCGTATTCGCTGTCAAGGACATCGGCGGCGCGGATGGCAGCGTGCTGCTGCAGCTGAAGGGTGTCGTGACTACGCTGGTGTATAGCGGCGTGATCAGCTTCATCCTGCTGAAGATCATCGACGTGACGATTGGCCTGCGCGTGACGGAAGAAGAAGAACGCGAAGGTCTGGACGTGATTCTGCACGGCGAACACGTCGAGTAA
- a CDS encoding rhodanese-like domain-containing protein — MKFFTDYTNLVLIAVALISGALLLWPSISRRGRGGLSAAAATQLINRRNAVVVDLRPAAEYAGGHLPSARHVEFGELQAKVAQLVKNKSNPVLLVCQNGQQSNKAARIVRDAGYAEVHVLEGGVNAWQQAGMPVVKQGVAK, encoded by the coding sequence GTGAAGTTTTTCACCGATTACACGAACCTTGTACTGATCGCGGTCGCCCTCATCTCTGGGGCATTGCTCCTGTGGCCGTCGATTTCCCGGCGCGGACGCGGCGGCCTGTCGGCGGCTGCCGCCACCCAGCTGATCAACCGGCGCAACGCCGTGGTCGTCGACCTGCGCCCTGCGGCGGAATACGCCGGTGGGCACCTGCCGTCGGCGCGCCACGTCGAATTTGGCGAGTTGCAAGCGAAAGTCGCCCAACTCGTGAAAAATAAGAGCAACCCGGTGCTGCTCGTCTGCCAGAACGGACAGCAGTCGAACAAGGCGGCACGTATTGTGCGCGACGCAGGCTATGCGGAAGTGCACGTGCTGGAAGGCGGCGTCAACGCCTGGCAGCAGGCGGGCATGCCCGTCGTCAAACAAGGAGTTGCGAAGTGA
- the gshB gene encoding glutathione synthase: MDILFIADPLSRFKIYKDSTYAMMAEAAKRGHTLYACEPQHLAWTGSGVEANVYRFEIVGDQSDGHRDLWFEAQPVEPRALTGFGAVLMRKDPPFDMEYVTSTWLLELAERAGARIFNKPQAIRDHSEKMAIGEFPQFVAPTLVTRDPARLRAFHAEHGDVILKPLDGMGGMGVFRVKADGMNLGSIVEMLSHDGARSVMAQKFIPEIKTGDKRILLIGGEPVPYSLARIPQGNEVRGNLAAGGLGVAQPLTARDREIAETLGPVLKSRGLLLVGLDAIGDWLTEVNVTSPTCFREIMDQTGFDVAAMFIDALEKAVG; this comes from the coding sequence ATGGACATTCTCTTCATCGCCGACCCGCTTTCCCGCTTCAAGATCTACAAGGATTCGACCTACGCGATGATGGCCGAGGCCGCGAAGCGCGGTCATACGCTGTACGCATGCGAGCCGCAGCATCTGGCGTGGACGGGCAGCGGCGTCGAGGCGAACGTGTACCGCTTCGAGATCGTCGGCGACCAGTCGGACGGGCATCGCGACCTGTGGTTCGAAGCGCAACCCGTCGAGCCGCGCGCGCTGACGGGCTTTGGCGCCGTGCTGATGCGCAAGGACCCGCCGTTCGACATGGAATACGTGACGTCGACATGGCTGCTCGAACTGGCCGAGCGCGCCGGCGCACGCATCTTCAACAAGCCGCAGGCGATTCGCGATCACTCGGAAAAGATGGCGATCGGCGAGTTTCCGCAGTTCGTCGCGCCCACGCTCGTCACACGCGATCCCGCGCGTTTGCGCGCTTTCCACGCCGAGCATGGCGACGTGATCCTGAAGCCGCTCGACGGCATGGGCGGCATGGGCGTGTTTCGCGTGAAGGCGGACGGCATGAATCTCGGCTCGATCGTCGAGATGCTGAGCCACGACGGCGCGCGTTCGGTGATGGCGCAGAAGTTCATCCCCGAGATCAAGACGGGCGACAAGCGCATTCTGCTGATCGGCGGCGAGCCGGTGCCGTACTCGCTCGCACGCATTCCGCAGGGCAACGAGGTGCGCGGCAACCTCGCGGCGGGCGGCCTGGGCGTCGCGCAGCCGCTGACGGCGCGCGACCGCGAGATCGCCGAAACGCTCGGCCCGGTGCTGAAGTCGCGCGGCCTGCTGCTGGTCGGACTGGACGCGATCGGCGACTGGCTGACGGAAGTGAACGTGACGAGCCCGACATGTTTCCGCGAGATCATGGATCAGACGGGCTTCGATGTGGCGGCGATGTTCATCGACGCGCTAGAGAAGGCCGTCGGTTGA
- the ptsP gene encoding phosphoenolpyruvate--protein phosphotransferase yields MSFTLHGIPVSRGIAIGRAYLIAPAALDVDHYLIEPTQIEGEVERFRTAQALVHRELDELRADLAADAPSEMGAFIDVHTMILNDAMLVQETIDLIRTRRYNVEWALTEQLERLTRHFDEVEDEYLRERKADIEQVVERVLKALAGATGGLVNGIHGRCDEMIVVAHDIAPADMMQFKGQTFQGFVTDLGGRTSHTAIVARSLGIPATVGVQHASALIRQDDLIIVDGDHGIVIVDPAPIVLEEYSYRQSEKALEARKLQRLKFSPTQTVCGTRIDLCANIELPDDAQAALDAGATGIGLFRTEFLFMNQKDGMPEEEEQFAAYRRAVELMNGMPVTIRTIDVGADKPLDSIGDEYETAPNPALGLRAIRWSLSEPHMFLTQLRAILRASAFGTVKILIPMLAHAREIDQTLDLIQEAKRQLDDAGLAYDPNVRVGAMIEIPAAAIALPLFLKRLDFLSIGTNDLIQYTLAIDRADNAVAHLYDPLHPAVLHLIAFTLREAKRAGVPVSICGEMAGDPTLTRLLLGMGLTEFSMHPSQVLLVKQEVLRAHLKALEKPVADVLAAFEPEEVQSALDRIAQA; encoded by the coding sequence GTGTCGTTCACGCTGCATGGAATTCCCGTGTCACGCGGTATCGCCATCGGGCGGGCATATCTGATCGCCCCGGCTGCACTGGACGTCGACCACTATCTGATCGAGCCCACCCAGATCGAGGGCGAGGTGGAGCGTTTTCGCACGGCCCAGGCGCTCGTGCATCGGGAGCTCGACGAGCTGCGTGCCGACCTCGCCGCCGACGCGCCCTCCGAAATGGGCGCCTTCATCGACGTCCATACCATGATCCTGAACGATGCAATGCTCGTTCAGGAAACCATCGACCTCATCCGCACGCGCCGCTACAACGTCGAGTGGGCGCTGACCGAGCAGCTCGAACGCCTCACCCGTCATTTCGACGAAGTGGAAGACGAATACCTGCGCGAGCGCAAGGCCGACATCGAGCAGGTCGTCGAGCGCGTGCTGAAGGCGCTCGCGGGCGCAACGGGCGGGCTCGTCAACGGCATTCACGGACGCTGCGACGAAATGATCGTGGTCGCGCACGACATTGCACCCGCCGACATGATGCAGTTCAAGGGGCAAACCTTCCAGGGCTTCGTCACGGATCTCGGCGGCCGCACGTCGCATACGGCGATCGTCGCGCGCAGCCTCGGCATTCCCGCGACGGTCGGCGTGCAGCATGCGAGCGCGCTGATCCGTCAGGACGATCTCATCATCGTCGACGGCGATCATGGCATCGTGATCGTCGATCCGGCGCCTATCGTGCTCGAAGAGTATTCATACCGGCAGAGCGAGAAGGCGCTGGAAGCGCGCAAGCTGCAGCGCCTGAAGTTTTCGCCCACACAAACGGTGTGCGGCACGCGCATCGACCTGTGCGCGAACATCGAGCTGCCCGACGACGCGCAGGCCGCGCTCGACGCGGGCGCGACGGGCATCGGCCTGTTCCGCACCGAGTTCCTGTTCATGAACCAGAAGGACGGGATGCCGGAAGAGGAAGAGCAGTTCGCCGCGTACCGGCGTGCCGTCGAACTGATGAACGGCATGCCCGTGACGATCCGCACGATCGACGTCGGCGCGGACAAGCCGCTCGATTCGATCGGCGACGAGTACGAGACGGCGCCCAACCCGGCGCTGGGCCTGCGCGCGATCCGCTGGAGCCTGTCCGAGCCGCATATGTTCCTCACGCAGCTGCGCGCGATCTTGCGCGCGTCGGCGTTCGGTACGGTGAAGATCCTGATCCCGATGCTCGCGCACGCGCGCGAGATCGACCAGACGCTCGACCTGATCCAGGAAGCCAAGCGTCAGCTCGACGACGCGGGCCTCGCGTACGATCCGAACGTGCGCGTCGGCGCGATGATCGAAATTCCGGCCGCAGCGATCGCGTTGCCGCTATTTCTGAAGCGGCTCGATTTCCTGTCGATAGGCACGAACGACCTGATCCAGTACACGCTTGCCATCGACCGCGCCGACAACGCGGTCGCGCATCTGTACGATCCGCTGCATCCCGCGGTGCTGCATCTGATCGCGTTCACGCTGCGCGAGGCGAAGCGCGCGGGCGTGCCGGTGTCGATCTGTGGCGAGATGGCCGGCGACCCGACGCTCACACGTCTCTTGCTCGGCATGGGTCTGACGGAGTTCTCGATGCATCCGAGCCAGGTGCTGCTGGTGAAGCAGGAGGTTCTGCGCGCGCATCTGAAGGCGCTCGAAAAGCCGGTGGCGGACGTGCTCGCGGCGTTCGAACCTGAAGAGGTGCAGTCGGCGCTGGACCGCATCGCGCAGGCCTGA